The following are encoded together in the Perca flavescens isolate YP-PL-M2 unplaced genomic scaffold, PFLA_1.0 EPR50_1.1_unplaced_scaf_2, whole genome shotgun sequence genome:
- the LOC114551579 gene encoding NLR family CARD domain-containing protein 3, translating into MEESDGEMERLERQKLQIEREIEMLRRSPERDINFKGERPSAEKRIHQRPNSAEPEPSCVSFKSDCSEDRLFDFKQQQPSDGKRVDQESSEVPIGQSAQQHKTHLDSIFMLLEDNIVTFVKNELKKIQKLLSPDYPECSESQREDENEEQRRSIEAFLKITLYFLRRMKQDELADRLQRRSQAGVCKRKLKSKLNKKFQCVFEGIAKAGNPTLLNQMFTEIYITKGGTAEVNAEHEVRQIETATRNPDRPETTVICKDIFKAPPGRDEPIRTVLTKGVAGIGKTVLTQKFTLDWAEDKANQDIQFTFPFTFRELNVLKEKKYSLVELVDYFFSETKEAGICRFEEFPVVFIFDGLDECRLPLDFLNTEILTDVTESTSVDVLLTNLIRGNLLPSARLWITTRPAAANQIPPACADMVTEVRGFTDPQKEEYFRKRFRDEEQASRIISHIKKSRSLHIMCHIPVFCWITATVLEDMLKTREGAELPKTLTEMYIHFLVVQSKVKNIKYEGGAETDPHWSLENKKMTESLGKLAFEQLQKGNLIFYESDLTECGINIRAASVYSGVFTQIFKEERGLYQDKVFSFVHLSVQEFLAALHIHLTFTNSGVNLLSGKQTTSTQFYQSSVDEALQSPNGHLDLFLRFLLGLSLQTNQSLLRGLLTQTGSSSKTNQETVKYIKEKISENLSAERSINLFHCLNELNDHSLVEQIQRSLRSGHLSTDKLSPAQWSALVFILLSSEEDLEVFDLKKYRASEEALLRLLPVVKASNKALLSGCNLSERSCEALSSVLSSQSSSLRELDLSNNDLQDSGVRLISDGLKSPHCTLETLRLSGCNLSERSCEALSSVLSSQSSSLRELDLTNNNLQDSGGKLISDGLKSPHCTLETLRVEPAGVRWLTPGLRKYSCELTLDTNTVNRKLKLSDNNRKVTRVEEDQPYPDHPERFDWWSQLLCRDGLTGRCYWEVQRRGEVYISVSYRGIRRRGVSGDCGFGWNDQSWSLFCSDGGYSVRHNNRETSISSSSVCGRVADISSPPSGRVAVYVDCPAGSLSFYSVSSDSLIHLHTFNTTFTQPLYPGFRFWSGSSVSLCPL; encoded by the exons ATGGAGGAGAgcgatggagagatggagagacttGAAAGGCAGAAGCTGCAAATTGAAAGGGAAATTGAAATGTTACGAAGGTCACCTGAACGCGATATTAACTTTAAAGGAGAGCGACCCTCTGCTGAAAAGAG GATCCATCAAAGACCAAACTctgctgaacctgaacccagctgtgtgtccttcaaGAGCGACTGCTCAGAGGATCGCCTCTTTGactttaaacaacaacaaccctctGATGGAAAGAG AGTGGACCAGGAGAGCTCAGAGGTTCCCATTGGTCAGTCTGCCCAGCAGCATAAAACACACCTGGACTCCATATTTATG ctgctgGAGGACAACATCGTCACTTTTGTGAAGAACGAGCTGAAGAAGATCCAGAAGCTTCTGAGTCCAGATTACCCAGAATgctcagagagtcagagggaggatgagaatgaagagcagaggaggagcaTAGAGGCATTTCTGAAGATCACACTGTACTTCCTGAGGAGAATGAAGCAGGACGAGCTGGCTGACCGTCTGCAGCGCA GAAGTCAAGCTGGAGTTTGTAAGCGTAAACTCAAATCTAAACTAAACAAgaagttccagtgtgtgtttgaggggattgctaaagcaggaaacccaacccttctgaatcagatgttcacagagatctacatcacaaagggagggactgcagaggtcaatgctgaacatgaggtcagacagattgaaacagcaaCCAGGAAtccagacagaccagaaacaacAGTCATATGTAAAGACATCTTTAaagccccacctggaagagatgaaccaatcagaacagtgctgacaaagggagtggctggcattgggaaaacagtcttaacacagaagttcactctggactgggctgaagacaaagccaaccaggacatccagttcacatttcccttcaccttcagagagctgaatgtgctgaaagagaaaaagtacagcttggtggaacttgttgattacttctttagtgaaaccaaagaagcaggaatctgcaggtttgaagagttcccggttgtgttcatctttgatggtctggatgagtgccgacttcctctggacttcctcaacactgagatcctgactgatgttacagagtccacctcagtggatgtgctgctgacaaacctcatcagagggaatctgcttccctctgctcgcctctggataaccacacgacctgcagcagccaatcagatccctcctgcgTGTGctgacatggtgacagaggtcagagggttcactgaccctcagaaggaggagtacttcaggaagagattcagagatgaggagcaggcaAGCAGAATCATCTCTCACATCAAGAAATCAcgaagcctccacatcatgtgccacatcccagtcttctgctggatcactgctacagttctggaggacatgttgaagaccagagagggagcagagctgcccaagaccctgactgagatgtacatccacttcctggtggttcagtccaaagTGAAGAACATCAAGTATGAAGGAGGAGCTGAGACAGATCCACACTGGAGTCTAGAGAACAAGAAGATGACCGagtctctgggaaaactggcttttgagcagctgcagaaaggcaacctgatcttctatgaatcagacctgacagagtgtgGCATCAATATCAGAGcagcctcagtgtactcaggagtgttcacacagatctttaaagaggagagaggactgtaccAGGATAAGGTATTCAGCTTcgtccatctgagtgttcaggagtttctggctgctcttcataTCCATCTGACCTTCACcaactctggagtcaacctgctgtcaggaaaacaaacaacatcaaCACAGTTCTACCAGAGTTCTGTGGACGaggccttacagagtccaaatggacacctggacttgttcctccgcttcctcctgggtctttcactgcagaccaatcagaGTCTCCTACGAGGTCTgctgacacagacaggaagtagctcAAAGACGAATCAGGAAACAGTCAAGTACATCAAGGAGAAGATCAGTGAgaatctgtctgcagagagaagcatcaatctgttccactgtctgaatgaactgaatgatcatTCTCTAGTGGAGCAGATACAACGGTCCCTGAGATCAGGACATCTCTCCACAgataaactgtctcctgctcagtggtcagctctggtcttcatcttactatcatcagaagaagatctggaagtgtttgacctgaagaaataccGTGCTTCAGAGGAAgctcttctgaggctgctgccagtggtcaaagcctccaacaaagctct actgagtggctgtaacctgtcagagagaagctgtgaagctctgtcctcagttctcagctcccagtcctctagtctgagagaactggacctgagtaacaacgacctgcaggattcaggagtgaggctgatctctgatggactgaagagtccacactgcacactggagactctcag GTTGAGTGgctgtaatctgtcagagagaagctgtgaagctctgtcctcagttctcagctcccagtcctctagtctgagagagctggacctgactAACAACAatctgcaggattcaggagggaagctgatctctgatggactgaagagtccacattgcacactggagactctcag ggtggagcctgctggagtcagatggttgacaccaggtctgaggaagt attcctgtgaactcacactggacacaaacacagtgaacagaaaactcaaactgtctgacaacaacaggaaggtgacacgtgtggaggaggatcagccatatcctgatcatccagagaggtttgactgGTGgtctcagctgctgtgtagagatggtctgactggtcgctgttactgggaggtccagaggagaggagaggtttatatatcagtgagttacagaggaatcaggaggagaggagtAAGTGGAGACTGTGGGTTTGGATggaatgatcagtcctggagtctgttCTGCTCTGATGGTGGTTACTCTGTCCGTCACAATAACAGAGAaacatccatctcctcctcctctgtctgtggtagagtagcagacatctcctcccccccctctggtagagtagcagtgtatgtggactgtcctgctggctctctgtccttctactcagtctcctctgactcactgatccacctccacaccttcaacaccacattcactcagcctctctatcctgggttcaggttctggtctggttcctcagtgtctctgtgtcctctgtag